A window from Vigna angularis cultivar LongXiaoDou No.4 chromosome 7, ASM1680809v1, whole genome shotgun sequence encodes these proteins:
- the LOC108336387 gene encoding uncharacterized protein LOC108336387, giving the protein MEHQYHQATDGLLNLFTKANHDLSTVHHRLEKEFLQVYPDNANPMKLVSRIKKLQDDIATLKGQCHELLAAKQDLIDQAQRILVENRNLVQRMQPSMGIFSTGEDDAAFTNFKQVIEEWTAQVRSKTGNETHDADSGDINKLLFSAIVQSN; this is encoded by the exons ATGGAGCATCAGTACCACCAAGCAACAGATGGGCTTTTGAACCTTTTCACAAAGGCCAATCACGATCTCTCTACAGTTCACCATCGCCTCGAAAAGGAGTTTCTGCAGGTTTACCCTGACAAT GCTAACCCCATGAAGCTGGTTTCTAGAATCAAGAAGCTTCAGGATGATATAGCAACCTTGAAGGGGCAGTGCCATGAGCTTCTGGCTGCTAAGCAG GATTTGATTGATCAGGCTCAGAGGATTCTGGTGGAGAACAGGAATTTGGTGCAGCGAATGCAACCATCCATGGGCATCTTCTCCACTGGTGAAGATGATGCTGCATTCACTAACTTCAAACAG GTAATTGAAGAATGGACAGCTCAAGTAAGATCCAAAACAG GGAATGAGACACATGATGCTGATTCTGGAGATATCAACAAACTGCTTTTCTCTGCTATAGTTCAAAGTAACTGA
- the LOC108338531 gene encoding probable monogalactosyldiacylglycerol synthase, chloroplastic, whose product MNNGVRQESSVLLDLASHVNRFAFDHFRTDTAVQSSFLRFNGGAGAKRGVSLRVGAAGVRVRNILSEFNRAVRFHCEKIPIGFASLRVAEGDGGGGGGCDGDGDGDGSGVRVDECGGVENEGLRGNGVGGERPKKVLILMSDTGGGHRASAEAIKAAFYEEFGDDYQVFVTDLWADHTPWPFNQLPRSYSFLVKHGPLWKMTYYGTAPRVVHQSNFAATGTFIAREVAKGLMKYQPDIIISVHPLMQHVPLRILRSKGLLDKIVFTTVITDLSTCHPTWFHKLVTRCYCPTTDVAQRALKAGLQQSQIKIFGLPVRPSFVKPVRPKDELRRDLGMDEDLPAVLLMGGGEGMGPIEATARALGDSLYDENIGAPVGQILVICGRNKKLLNKLTSINWKVPVQVKGFVTKMEECMGACDCIITKAGPGTIAEAQIRGLPIILNDYIAGQEAGNVPYVVENGCGKFSKSPKQIAKIVADWFGPKAYELQQMSQNALRLARPDAVFKIVHDLHELVRQRSYLAEYSCTA is encoded by the exons ATGAACAACGGTGTTAGGCAAGAATCCAGTGTGCTTCTCGATTTGGCATCGCACGTCAATCGCTTCGCCTTCGATCATTTTCGCACCGACACCGCTGTGCAATCCAGTTTCCTGCGCTTCAATGGCGGAGCGGGAGCCAAACGCGGCGTTTCGCTGAGGGTGGGGGCGGCTGGAGTTAGGGTCAGGAATATTTTGAGCGAGTTTAATAGAGCAGTTAGGTTTCACTGCGAGAAGATCCCGATTGGGTTCGCCTCGCTGCGAGTCGCGGAGGGCgacggtggtggtggtggtggctgTGACGGGGACGGGGATGGGGATGGAAGTGGGGTTAGAGTGGATGAGTGTGGCGGGGTGGAGAATGAGGGGCTTCGTGGGAATGGCGTGGGGGGTGAGAGGCCCaaaaaagttttgattttgatGAGTGACACTGGTGGTGGGCATCGAGCTTCCGCTGAAGCTATCAAGGCTGCTTTCTATGAAGAATTTGGAGATGATTACCAG GTTTTCGTTACTGATTTGTGGGCTGATCACACACCTTGGCCGTTCAACCAACTTCCCAGGAGCTATAGCTTTTTGGTGAAGCACGGGCCATTGTGGAAGATGACTTACTATGGAACTGCCCCACGAGTTGTGCACCAGTCTAATTTTGCAGCAACTGGAACTTTCATAGCTCG TGAGGTTGCTAAAGGTCTAATGAAATATCAGCCAGATATAATAATCAGTGTGCATCCATTGATGCAGCACGTTCCACTTCGAATTTTGAGGTCAAAGGGTCTTTTAGATAAGATTGTTTTTACTACAGTTATCACAGATTTAAGCACATGCCATCCAACGTG gTTTCATAAGCTCGTAACTAGATGCTATTGTCCTACGACAGATGTTGCGCAAAGGGCATTGAAAGCAGGATTGCAGCAATCCCAAATAAAGATTTTTGGTCTACCTGTCCGGCCTTCCTTTGTTAAGCCTGTCCGGCCAAAG GATGAACTAAGGAGAGATCTAGGGATGGATGAGGATCTTCCTGCTGTATTATTGATGGGGGGAGGGGAAGGTATGGGTCCCATTGAGGCTACTGCTCGAGCACTTGGAGATTCATTATACGACGAGAATATTGGGGCCCCTGTAGGTCAGATCCTAGTGATCTGTGGACGGAATAAGAAACTTCTTAACAAACTGACTTCTATTAATTGGAAGGTTCCTGTGCAG GTCAAGGGATTTGTTACCAAAATGGAGGAATGCATGGGAGCTTGTGATTGCATCATCACAAAG GCGGGTCCAGGGACGATTGCAGAAGCCCAGATCAGAGGCCTCCCTATTATTTTGAATGATTACATTGCTGGACAG GAAGCTGGCAATGTCCCCTATGTAGTTGAAAATGGATGTGGAAAGTTCTCTAAATCTCCTAAACAGATAGCAAAAATTGTTGCCGATTGGTTTGGTCCTAAGGCCTACGAGCTACAACAAATGTCACAAAATGCATTGAGGCTGGCAAGGCCAGACGCTGTGTTCAAGATTGTTCATGACCTTCACGAGCTGGTTAGACAAAGAAGCTACCTAGCAGAATATTCTTGTACAGCTTAA
- the LOC108337300 gene encoding uncharacterized transporter C405.03c-like codes for MENCLTPIWFAHEYFSDMALANTSVASTTVLNSMSGLFTLFFGALLGQDSVNMTKVAAVLISMAGVAMTTIGKTWETDELISISEYE; via the exons ATGGAAAATTGCCTCACTCCAATATGGTTTGCACACGAG TACTTTTCGGACATGGCACTTGCAAATACTAGTGTTGCTAGTACAACGGTTCTGAATTCCATGTCAGGTCTCTTTACCCTTTTCTTTGGAGCCCTTCTTGGCCAGGACTCAGTAAATATGACCAAAGTAGCAGCTGTTTTAATCAGCATGGCTGGAGTTGCCATGACAACAATTGGAAAAACTTGGGAAACAGATGAGCTTATCAGCATCTCTGA GTATGAATAA